The sequence CATCCAATAAAATTAGAACAATGGTATTATCAATTAGATTATCTAAGGAGGATTATCTAAGGAGTTGTCATCACTGGTTTACATTTCTCTATCCTTCGAAAGTTGAAACCAGTTTATTAACCGTATCAATTCCAATAAAGTTGGCCCCTACAGTGGAACTCTATAGGATTTGGTAGGTAACAactaaaactatttattatcaaaagcCTTTTAACTCATCtaatattttataacattttcaacAAATATGTTTAGATTCAAACCTTGCTCCCCAATTATTGAACTAACAAAAAagtcaaacaaaacaaacaaattagaaCCCGACTTCTGTCCAATGGCCAATGTCACTGAACACATTGGATTGCGGACACATGTCCAAAACTAGACACATGTCCATATCCTGACAGAAGTTGAACCCAACAAACTATGCCTATGCATTGTTCATTTGGAGACATTCAATAAAATTGGAACATTGGTACTATCAATTGGATTATCTATGGAGGAGTCATTTCCACTACGATACTTCGTCCTTTCCTGCCACGGACTCAATTTGTGGTTGTCTATCATCCTCAAAATGTCGGCATTGGACATGAAAAGTCCAATATGATGTGTTTGGTATTGGTAAATAAATGTGACCAGTTTTCCAAAATTTGGCATAGGATGCTAGCAACTCATGGTATCTGCCGCAATTTTCGTAAGGGTAGGAAATAGCCTAGCTTTTACTACagaagaaaaaagttttacCGCCATTGCTGGAATgagctagaaaaaaaaaatgctttttaaagtttaaaccgaTCCCTTTTAACTTTAATAGATGTGAGAGAAGGCAAAATGCAGATCTTTAATTAAAGTTAGTTAAGTGCGGTGATTATCTGATGTGATGGCCCCAATTCCAGAACTGGCACGTGACTTTCGTTTTACTGAAGAAACGcatttctattcattttcttatttaaaatttggatgAGAGGATAAAGAAAAGGAGAGGAGTCTCTGCCCAATAGTAAGGACAAATTTATTTCTTTGGACTTTTTTGTTGGAAATTTGTAGCAAACCTTTGTATTTTGATCCTTGGAAaatatacattattttttttattaagatgTTATAAAACATCTATTTAatcaaaactagaaaaaaaaaaatccgttaTTTGAGTTAGACCATACAAAGTATTTTATTTCTgtgttatatataaaattaaaaaaaaaaaaaatcggttatgcaatttcatatattttcatggaaaatttgatttttcccaagtttttatttgtggacaaggaaaatcataaaatgaGTTCCATGAATGCACCACTAACAAGTTGGACAAAATTGCATGACGTATATTAATTAGAACTATAAAAGATAATATTAAGAGGAGTTTAATAGTAAATTAGTAATATTCTatgattgttttattttactaaaaaaattggatttgaatCTTCTATCCgagtttaaattcaataagcataaaaaaaatgtttaacaCCCTTCAACAATGGCGGAGCCAGGATTTGAGTTAAGGGAgggcaaaatttatatatgatacaCACACTTACACACATTATGTGAATATATAATACTTGAgaccaatttaaaaaattaaaagctattcATTTAAATACTAAGTGATATTTAATGTAATTATACCAATAAAAAAACTCTACAAAAAAGGCTTATCCATAATATTGTATTTATCTATTGAGATATTTCTTACATGAAtgatctatttttaattttttttagagccAAAATTCAAGTTATAAATGAAACTATTAGTAGTTAGATAAATACTGAGTATAATATATGTGAATCTCTATTATTTTGGTTAATGTGGACCCAtaaaaggttcaaattataatatGGTAGGAACAAACTAAAAAATTCAGTGCAAGACATATCAGTGGAGGACTTAAGGTTCCTCAATAGTTCATTTAGAAGTTGTGCTCTATTTcaagacaaaaaaacaaagtgaCATTTAAtaaagccaaaaacaaaaagtagcaAGGGTATTTAATAAGTATTAACTATAATAACAAAGGGTATTTTTTGGGCGGGTTCCCCCCCCTAGCTCTGCCCCTACCCTCCAATAATGCTATATCAcatcaaatatatttataacttaAAGTAGTATACATCTCTACACACAATTCTATCCtacaaaacaaattaaaattagaaagaaaaaaaagaatacaaaagtGAAGTTAAAGTATGGGGTTTGGTGGGCATTGCTAGACCGTTGGGCGAATTGTTGCGCTTTTGAGTTTGTACACTGTAGTGTTGTGGTCATCCTCATCGTCCTTCTTTGGTTTGATAGGGCGTGGGATATGGTGGGGATCGGTGAGTGTGTGTTTGTTGTAACGAATGATTGTGGTAGTGGAGGAGAGGACATGGTTTCGAAATTGGACTAGCGGTTGTGTTCTCCATTTGGATTCGGTAGTGGAAGAGTTAGTTGATGATTGTTGGCCATGGTCAGTGGTCACATGGTGGTCTAAGATTTTGAtgagtgtaaattttttttttcttctttctatttttaatttgtttggtAGGATAGAATTGTGTGCAAAGATGTCTATTTCTTGactttaaaatatttgatgGGGCATAACATTGGAGAGTGTAAACATATGTTTTTACaccatatttttgttgaatttaaaaTCCAATCCTCTCATTTtggagggagggggaggggggaatTATGGAGAACCAAGAAAAAATTGGTAAATTATGGTCATTATTTAAGTTTTCAAGGTTTGAAGAGAACAAATTATAGATATGATTATCTGAATAATTCAAATCTTGAGGAATCCGGATTTTAAagatctagatttttttttttttcaaaaatgaacaTTCAAATTCCACTTTTTTATATATCCAAAGGTGAATCAAGATATTAAACAtccaaattctattttttagaatatttttcttttaaagtgaACAGGATATTCAACATCCGAAttcaacttttctctctttattttcacctctttatttatttttaatctcatTCGACAAAGTGAgatctctctctcctcccacCCATTTAGTCCTCTCTCAATCGAGCGCCACTAAATGTTGCTTGTATATCACCAATATTTGCAAATCATTGTTGCATGTAgatttttcacaactctagtTACCAGTGATGTCCGCAATTTCAAGCAGAGCAACCTTGATCGGTGTAGGAGAAAATTGTATGGGAATGAGGACGCCAGTTGTGCTTGGAAACCCATGAACTTGCAAGAAAAGAACCTAATAAGAAAGTCTGAGTCTatacaaaattgaaataatcaTTGATGCTGGAGGGTGTATTCAAAATGATAAGAAGttgaaagataaaaatgaatttgtaaCAAAACTTAGCGCACGGTGAATATGCTCTATTTTTATTGTGGTAAAAATTATGTGACTATGTATGCTCTAAAATAAGTGGAAATTTAAGACATTGTATGAAATCATAGGCGTACTTTGTAGCTTGCATCTTGGGTGGTCAATAAGGATTTAAGCTGTAATGAGTCTCACATCCTCTCTACGATTTAAAATACACCATGCATTGATGCATGGTGTATGTTCTCCCTCGCTAGAATACAATTAGGTGAATCGAGTCACTGTGTCACAGTCACGTGTAACTCACGTATCTAATGTTTTGTATGCAACAGGAATCTATATCTACAGTggcaatgatgaaaaaaaatggcAGTCACCACTACCAAACACCTATGGCATAAAAACAAGGTGTTGTTATCAATTACTATTAAAACATACCGACATAGTGAATGCCTAGTTGCCTTCAATGTACCCACAAATGTTTTAACTGATTTCAGACCTACATAACCTTATTCAATAGGGAGTGAACTTCACCACCATTTTTGTTTCAAAAGTTATCTTGCCAAATGTTTATAATTTAGCTTTTATAGCTGTTAAGAGGCATATGCAATTATGCATCATTGTTGGGTGTAGTAATGATCTTCCTTTTTTGTATACCTCTGTTCTAGATTCTAGCCTTTCTATGTTATCTtgagtataaattttttaaaaatgtattttatttatttttacatgttCTATGGCCATGAACTCTTGAATTCCACAAGAAGTTTAGGTCGTAGGTACATTCTACTTGTACTTGTTTGGGTATCAAATAGGCGAAAATCTATCATGCATGCGCCTCATGTGAGAAGGTAGATACATGCACTTAATGCATAAtagcctctgagcacgtgctcaagcgcgtgctcagaggctcttctattttttggataaaaattaataatttgcatattataatttaggatttatacattttctaatcacaaaaaaaaaaaaaaaaaaaaacaacaacaacaacaactaactAAGGGTGTGATAAAGAAATTATTTCCCCCATAAATGCATAAATCAATACTACCAAGAATTTTGGAAGATACGTGTCTGCTCAACGAATGGTTTGAGTCTTGATTGCATTTGCCAATCTCAATTCCAAACCCCGTAAAATGTGTCCCTAACATCAAATTCATTGAAGTCATCAATTAGTTGCTAAAGTTTGgcttcattttaaaaaataaccattGAAAAGCACAAATTGaacaaattgtcaaaaaaaatttacagagaaaaagaaatatgagaTTGATGAGAATGAAACTTGGCCTTCacaaatataagataaatataaaattgactAACAAACGTGGAGGTTAGTGATAATAAGGAGATCGTgagtgagaaagtgaaaaacaaaaataaaagattgaaaaattacatAGTAGTAACTGCTTTTTAGTGGAGATGTTAGGATGATAAGGATGGATAGAAGTTATAGTACTGGTTTTATAgtatgagtctttttttttttaataaaaaagaagagatttggGAAAATAAAATCGTGAGATTAgagtaatgaaattttttataaaaaaaaattgaaaaaaaggggacaaaagaaacaaatacatcgtaaaaaaaaataataaaaagaaaaagaaaaaagaagaagaatatgtggcgtgagttttgtagattgtaagagttttaaaactaacaaaagagtgatcctattttgtagggagttagtgagtagaagtaggaatttaaatcaacgtaaaaatatgagtttattaGAAGAAAGAAGGCATTTCAATGTAGAAataggaatttattatttttgtcagtttactattttaatctcatttttaagttttaagtaagggtattttttatagtaaaaaaagtaataactaactttcttttaccaatttacaattttaaccccatttttaagttgttggttaattaatttaggactatttttgacaaaaaaaaaagtaataactaattttctaaatcctcttaatatatacagaaaATATATACAGATAATTATATCTTATTAATTAGTAATTGGAGTGCTTTAAGTGATCCATTCAGTGCTTTAAGTGATCCATTCATGTATAAATTGATCACCAATTGACGCTCAAATACGTTTGTGACATGGGTTCTTattagctcaattagtaaagtctctgataattgtataagagatatgaggttcaatccccgcctacaccaaaatttaattggtacgccataagttaaaactctctttaaaaaaaaaaaaaaaaaaggtttgtgaCAAAATGTATGGTTTAGGACAACTTTGAATTCCACCCACACTAATCCAtggaatttggatttggattttttatttttttaaaaaaaaatcttgtaaacGAGTGTCGTAAGgacaaacattaaaaattaataaatactcaattataaactataatgcacactttaaaaaaaaaatacacatgttTAATGATTCATTAGCTTACACGCACAGATTCATTATGgctatatgtgtttttttttggacatatatGTAtagtttgactttatttttaaaaatgtataaaagcATTATTCAATAAAACATTAAATATATCCTTACCATTGCCCGGGGGGTGGGTATACACAATCAACTACATCAGATAGTTGTGAAAATGAGTgtacttttataattttttataatttttttaaaaagagaaatattgcgcccacaacaaatcctaagtaaaagatctttttttttttttttttttttttttttttttttatatatatatgaagatgataaaatatagagcctgatgggcctaccttaatgggcctgacggattggaACTGTTGGGCCTATGTAAAGATAGTCCCACGCGCTTTGAAGGCCCATCGCTGACAGACATAGTgagggcccatgatccgaaatctctatcgcctagaaaagccctaagatcaaAAAAGGGAAATCCTTGCTCACCACGCTTTGGAGAATTTGTATTAGAGTTCCACATGGAAAAGATTTGGAGATTAAGAAGAAAAGTCaactctccaccactataaaaggactaacATTTTCGCAAATCGAGGTACGATTAATGGACTCTCTCTAGCGCTCTAGAAGTGAAGAGACGAATTTTGACTTGACTTTCGGAGAGTGTTTGGCCAACACCACatcggtgctctctaaaggttttctttcgatcgttcttgttgtgcaggttcgctttgagtcgcgagtacggtgtgacctattggtgacaattttcaacgtcatcaatatacaaaatagaaattctactttagaataatctaagtgtatatatgtgtgataAAAGAGTAATTTCAATAATAGACCATTAGACCAAGATTTGAATTAGTAATAACTCACACATGATTTGTTGTGGGAAAATATGGTAACCTAAcattactttctttttatttggtaACGACTAACGAATGAGCAAAAGGAGGTAGCACGTGCAAAGTGGTGGAAAGTGAGCTGTGCCTGTGAGAGAGGCCAATGTCTGCTTCGAGGACAGTATCTCACACGCGTGTAGAGTCGACACCCGCTCACTCTATTTAAACCAACTCAAGTCCTAAACCTTCGCTAAGCCTAAGTAAGACTCACCAGTCACGCCCTCTTTTCCGCCACTTCACGCACTGTGCCTCTccactctcctctctctctttttttttttttttttttaaatttaaatttcctaatttataaaaaaaaaaaaaatttatttacttaaaagtatattaaaaaaaaaaactaagtaaaaagatagagaaaaacaaacaaaactcaCTTTGTTTTTCTCAGCCGGTGAATAAAATGGATATCAGCCGGCGGGCCCCGAAGCCGCCACACCGGCCTCTCACCACCACCGTGCACGACAGCGGGACCCTCCGCCGccaacaaccaaacaaaccgTCAACCCCAAAAGCATCGGACGCGTTGCCTTTGCCACTCTACTTGACGAACGCCGTGTTCTTCACGCTCTTCTTCTCGGTGGCGTACTACTTGCTCCACCGGTGGCGCGACAAGATCCGAAACTCCACGCCCCTCCACCTTGTAACGCTCCCGGAGATCGCCGCCATTGTTTCCCTCATAGCTTCCTTCATCTACCTCCTCGGTTTCTTCGGCATCGACTTCGTCCAGTCCTTCATCTCACGCGCCTCTCACGATGCGTGGGACCTCGACAACCACCACAACTTCCTCATCGAAGCTGAACGAGATCCCCGCCGTACACCACCGCAACAACCACAACCGGCACCACCCCATCCTGAACCGTTGATTTCAACTCTCTCCTCCGAAGAAGACGAGGAGATCGTCAAATCGGTCCTCGTCGGCAAAATCGCTTCGCACTCGCTAGAATCACAGCTCGGTGACTGTAAACGAGCCGCCTCGATTCGACGCGAAGCGTTGCAGAGAATCACAGGTCGGTCAGTCCAGGGTTTGCCTCTAGAAGGGTTCGATTACGCTTCGATTTTGGGCCAGTGTTGCGAAATGCCAATTGGGTATGTTCAAATTCCGGTGGGTATTGCGGGACCCTTGTTGCTCGATGGGTTCGAGTACTCGGTGCCCATGGCTACAACCGAAGGGTGCCTTGTGGCTAGCACAAACCGTGGCTGCAAAGCCATTCACGTGTCAGGTGGGGCCACTAGCACGTTGTTGAGGGACGGAATGACGAGAGCACCAGTGGTGAGATTCGCCTCTGCTAAAAGAGCTTCAGAGTTGAAGTTTTTCGTGGAAGATCCAGTCAATTTCGATGCTTTGTCTGTTGTTTTCAATAGGTCTGTTTTTCTGTCTTTTCAGGTTTATTTAACACTGGGTTTTCATTTGCTACTCCTGACTTGATTTAATTTGATTCTTGCTTAGTTGTCTTTCTTTATGGTTTTTTGTTTGactttgattttaatttatctGTATTTTTTGTTGCCCACAGTTTTAATTGAAGAACGATGATGTTGATAGGTTTAAATACCTGGACACGTCTATTTTGGTTTTTCGGTGATGGCTTGCTTTGTCagtggttatttatttattcttttggtTCTGTTCtgagaaaaattattactgTTAGGAAAccataattttacaattttgtgtCCAAGAAGAGAGAATATTGGAGTGAAAGTTAGAACCACtttctcccttgtgtgtgtgtgtgtgtgtgtgtttctcaagAAAAAAGTATTTCAAGAAAAAAGTATTTGAGTGAAAGCTGGTGGTTTATCTGATCCTACTAATAATTAATACTATTAAACGAAGAGCCCCTTTTCATAGCAATTGAAGGGAGTATTGATTTTAAGGTTGTTCAGTGATAGGATTCtcaaaaaaggataaaaaaagtttttcagtGACAGTGACATTGGTTTAATTGATTACAGGTCGAGTAGATTTGCGAGGTTACAAAGTATTCATTGCTCTCTCGCTGGGAAGAATCTGTATATGAGATTTACTTGCAGCACAGGTGATGCGATGGGAATGAACATGGTGTCGAAAGGGGTTCAAAACgttcttgattttcttcaaaCTGATTTCCCTGACATGGATGTAATTGGCATCTCCGGTGAGTTCCATGCTCTTTGCTACTATAAAAGCTGAGAATTTACAGTTTAGTGGTTGGTGAGACTGGTTTAGGCTGGATATATTTTACTGCTATGTGTAAGATATTTCTTGGGCTTGTTTTACCCCCCAATAATGAATTTATCTTCTGTCTTGAATTGATGTTTAAATTTCATTACCGTGGATATTTGTCAACATCAGTCCATAAGAAATTGTGAATTCAACTGATTTGACAATACTTCAAATTAGATCTGTATTAATTCGATGGACTAATAAGTTTGGGTTTATTGTCCTCATCTATGTCGGTACTGTCTTTCAAAATGTTTAAGACCTTTAACACCAGCTTATTGTTTGAGCTCTATCTTttattctaactttttttttggtattaattACTGTGGTTAGGTCGACGGTGAACGTAAAATTTTGTTACTTTATTATGAATGGTTTTACTATAGAAATCCACAGTTGACCGTAAAATTTTTGGATTAAGGTTTAGTTGTTGTTTCTATGAGTAAAAAATTGTGGACTTCTAGTTGCAGTAAAATATCAAGTTTGCTATTTCAGTAATTAATGTGTATGCAAAAGCAGATTCTCTCACATGACAacacttgttttatttttggatacCTTCATttttgggtctgtttggataccgtttattgctgaaaattaaaaatttattactgaaaatactgtagcaaaataatttttaaatgtgtgaatagtgccgtgggacacaattttaaagcaaaatttGTTAGATTTTGTACTTGTGgatcccgtgaacagtgcacaggaTCCAGGAAAACGCAAACTCAGACCAAAAAAGCAGTATGCAAACACACACTTTATCTTGAAAAGAACGCTATGTGTTGTTTAAGCACCGTATCATGTGCATACTTGGTGAATTATTAGCACCAACTCTGGCCCCTAAATTGTgaatgaattttaaaatattctctctttcaacaTCATGCTGCAATTCTTTTTAAGAACTTCATTTCATTTGGACTCCTCTTTATAAGCAGTTGTCTTATTAGAGATGTTAGAGAAATTTAACAAAATGGAATAAGAAACTAATTCCGTTGTACTTGCTGACTATATAGATCTCTCTTTTCATATGGATGTACGTGAGTTAATTTCCTAAGGCTAGgccaatttatttatattttaaagaaacCGTATTCATTGTGTAaatgtctttttaaaaaataaataaataaataaaagaatcgAGCTTGGCAATATCAGTTCAGTTTGTTGT is a genomic window of Quercus lobata isolate SW786 chromosome 2, ValleyOak3.0 Primary Assembly, whole genome shotgun sequence containing:
- the LOC115974715 gene encoding 3-hydroxy-3-methylglutaryl-coenzyme A reductase 1; the encoded protein is MDISRRAPKPPHRPLTTTVHDSGTLRRQQPNKPSTPKASDALPLPLYLTNAVFFTLFFSVAYYLLHRWRDKIRNSTPLHLVTLPEIAAIVSLIASFIYLLGFFGIDFVQSFISRASHDAWDLDNHHNFLIEAERDPRRTPPQQPQPAPPHPEPLISTLSSEEDEEIVKSVLVGKIASHSLESQLGDCKRAASIRREALQRITGRSVQGLPLEGFDYASILGQCCEMPIGYVQIPVGIAGPLLLDGFEYSVPMATTEGCLVASTNRGCKAIHVSGGATSTLLRDGMTRAPVVRFASAKRASELKFFVEDPVNFDALSVVFNRSSRFARLQSIHCSLAGKNLYMRFTCSTGDAMGMNMVSKGVQNVLDFLQTDFPDMDVIGISGNFCSDKKPAAVNWIEGRGKSVVCEAIIKEEVVKKVLKTNVAALVELNMLKNLAGSAVAGALGGFNAHASNIVSAIFIATGQDPAQNIESSHCITMIEALNDGKDLHVSVTMPSIEVGTIGGGTQLASQSACLNLLGVKGASKESPGSNSRLLATIVAGAVLAGELSLMSAIAAGQLVRSHMKYNRSSRDVTKISS